The Methanoculleus marisnigri JR1 genome window below encodes:
- a CDS encoding phosphate uptake regulator PhoU, whose translation MEIRKVQITGGSSYIVSLPKQWIRSANIQKNDPVGLVVQPDGSLLITPKISGESAHRTRVFEVGAATDRTYLLRLLVGAYIAGFTTIRLESKGRMPPFILQLVREFTQMAIGQEVVGETNTSITIKDLLNPTEMPFENTIKRMHLLARGMQQDAMAAIRGQDTALAGDVVVRDTEVDRLHWLVARQDNLIANDATLARRMGIPATRAAYCFQVSRIIERIADHATRVAHNALLLIDRDIEAATLDLMDESSALALQIFSWSMEAFHTGDVEKANTTLQRVRDLEEMARDINTRVLRFDAVTAIPTGQIADSIRRIGEYSGDICESVINYTVGQTA comes from the coding sequence ACGATCCGGTGGGACTGGTTGTGCAGCCCGACGGATCGCTCCTGATCACCCCGAAGATCAGCGGTGAGTCGGCCCACCGGACCCGGGTCTTCGAAGTGGGGGCCGCGACCGACCGCACCTACCTGCTCCGCCTCCTCGTAGGGGCGTACATTGCCGGGTTCACGACCATCCGTCTTGAGTCGAAAGGAAGAATGCCGCCGTTCATCCTGCAGCTCGTCCGGGAGTTCACGCAGATGGCGATCGGGCAGGAGGTGGTCGGCGAGACCAACACCTCGATAACGATCAAGGATCTCCTCAATCCAACAGAGATGCCGTTCGAGAACACCATCAAACGGATGCACCTTCTCGCGCGGGGCATGCAGCAGGACGCGATGGCCGCGATACGGGGGCAAGATACGGCTCTTGCGGGCGATGTCGTCGTGCGGGACACGGAGGTCGACCGGCTGCACTGGCTCGTTGCGCGGCAGGACAATCTCATCGCGAACGACGCCACGCTCGCGCGCCGGATGGGCATCCCGGCAACCCGGGCGGCGTACTGTTTCCAGGTAAGCAGGATCATCGAGCGGATTGCCGACCACGCCACCCGGGTCGCGCACAACGCCCTCCTCCTGATCGACCGGGATATCGAGGCGGCGACGCTCGATCTCATGGACGAATCAAGCGCGCTTGCGCTGCAGATCTTCTCGTGGAGCATGGAGGCGTTTCACACGGGAGACGTCGAAAAGGCGAACACGACGCTTCAGAGGGTGCGCGACCTCGAGGAGATGGCCCGCGACATCAATACCCGGGTGCTCCGGTTCGATGCGGTGACGGCGATCCCGACAGGGCAGATTGCAGACAGTATCCGGCGGATCGGGGAATATTCCGGCGACATCTGTGAGAGCGTCATCAACTATACCGTCGGGCAGACGGCCTGA
- a CDS encoding SLC13 family permease: MGTLIPLVVLVIVFLLIAIRKIGNTDFRIWQVMLLGAAAVLATGSIAPLDALASINLDVMLFLFFMFVIGEALASSGYLYHLSFRLFSRAGSVRHLVVLILIGAGVLSALLMNDTLAVVGTPLMLYFARRHGISSKLLLLALAFAVTTGSVLSPIGNPQNLLIALSGDVANPFITFPLYLGVPTAISLLLAYAFLRRAFPDELNSTVPLVHREEAICDPALAALSRLSLILLVLMIAARVAAVMLVPGIDIPLTWIAAAAAVPILAGSGRRFEILRRIDWPTLAFFAALFVLMASVWQSGFFQPFIEGSSLDLAAVPVIVATGVVASQFISNVPFVALFLPVLSHLGTSTVGMMALAAGSTIAGNMLILGAASNVIVIQGAEKEGETLTFCEFARVGVPLTLAQAVVYVVWLSLVPA; encoded by the coding sequence ATGGGCACACTCATCCCGCTCGTCGTTCTCGTCATCGTCTTCCTCCTGATCGCGATCCGAAAGATCGGGAACACCGACTTCCGCATCTGGCAGGTGATGCTCCTCGGCGCGGCGGCCGTCCTTGCAACAGGATCGATCGCGCCGCTCGACGCGCTCGCGTCGATCAACCTCGACGTGATGCTCTTCCTCTTCTTCATGTTCGTGATCGGGGAGGCGCTTGCGTCGAGCGGCTACCTCTACCACCTCTCCTTCCGCCTCTTCTCGCGGGCAGGGTCGGTCCGGCACCTGGTCGTTCTCATCCTCATCGGCGCAGGCGTCCTCTCGGCGCTCCTGATGAACGACACGCTCGCGGTCGTCGGCACCCCGCTGATGCTCTACTTCGCCCGGCGGCACGGCATCTCTTCAAAACTCCTGCTCTTAGCACTTGCGTTCGCCGTCACGACGGGAAGCGTCCTAAGCCCCATCGGGAACCCGCAGAACCTCCTCATCGCGCTCTCGGGCGACGTTGCAAACCCGTTCATCACGTTTCCCCTCTACCTCGGCGTCCCGACGGCGATCTCCCTCCTGCTCGCCTACGCCTTCCTCCGCCGGGCGTTCCCGGACGAACTCAACTCCACCGTTCCGCTGGTTCACCGCGAGGAGGCGATCTGTGATCCCGCGCTCGCGGCCCTCTCCCGCCTCTCGCTCATCCTGCTCGTCCTCATGATCGCGGCAAGGGTCGCCGCGGTGATGCTCGTCCCGGGCATCGATATCCCGCTGACCTGGATCGCGGCCGCTGCGGCCGTTCCCATCCTCGCCGGGAGCGGGCGGCGGTTCGAGATCCTCCGCCGGATCGATTGGCCGACACTTGCCTTCTTCGCCGCCCTCTTCGTCCTCATGGCGAGCGTCTGGCAGTCGGGGTTCTTCCAGCCGTTCATCGAGGGAAGTTCGCTCGATCTCGCCGCCGTCCCGGTCATCGTCGCAACCGGCGTCGTCGCCTCCCAGTTCATCTCAAACGTCCCCTTCGTCGCCCTCTTCCTCCCGGTCCTCTCCCACCTCGGGACGTCCACGGTCGGGATGATGGCGCTTGCGGCCGGCAGCACCATCGCCGGGAACATGCTGATCCTCGGCGCGGCAAGCAACGTCATCGTCATCCAGGGTGCGGAGAAGGAAGGCGAGACACTGACGTTTTGCGAGTTCGCGCGGGTCGGCGTCCCGCTCACCCTCGCCCAGGCGGTGGTGTACGTGGTCTGGCTCTCGCTCGTCCCGGCGTGA
- a CDS encoding Clp1/GlmU family protein gives MIDIGEGWEGLAAALRRSDAGERVYVVGSTDSGKTTLCRYLVDTAAAQTRAAYVDCDTGQSRIGPPTTEGMVLCSGPTYLRFVGSTSPGGHFVQTITGAKRLVEKAEELSARVIVIDSPGLVAGGVGIEFQFQMIDLLRPTRIVALQRGRELERLLANFARRPGVAIHRIPVSPAVVARPAAGRRRYREERFASYFAGAELQEIPLRGLGLQGRVPDLGNPRGVVGRLVSLNDPENFVVALGIVKDLHPGGRRLEVFAPPFDPAAVASVRFGSIYLDLGAVPGSMESFGP, from the coding sequence TTGATCGACATCGGGGAAGGATGGGAAGGCCTCGCCGCGGCACTCCGGAGGTCGGATGCCGGGGAGCGCGTCTACGTAGTCGGATCGACGGACAGCGGGAAGACGACGCTCTGCCGGTACCTCGTCGATACGGCGGCCGCGCAGACGAGGGCGGCATACGTCGACTGCGATACCGGGCAGTCCCGGATCGGCCCGCCGACGACCGAGGGGATGGTCCTCTGTTCCGGCCCCACCTACCTCCGGTTCGTCGGCTCGACGTCTCCGGGCGGCCACTTCGTCCAGACCATCACGGGGGCAAAACGCCTCGTCGAGAAGGCCGAAGAACTCTCCGCCCGCGTCATTGTCATCGACTCGCCCGGGCTCGTCGCCGGTGGGGTGGGGATCGAGTTCCAGTTCCAGATGATCGACCTCCTGCGCCCCACCCGCATCGTCGCCCTCCAGCGCGGGCGTGAACTCGAACGGCTCCTCGCGAACTTCGCCCGCCGCCCGGGGGTTGCAATCCACAGAATCCCCGTATCCCCTGCGGTCGTCGCCCGTCCAGCCGCCGGGCGGCGGCGCTACCGCGAGGAACGGTTCGCATCCTATTTTGCCGGCGCAGAACTGCAGGAGATCCCGCTCCGTGGGCTCGGTCTCCAGGGCAGGGTGCCTGATCTCGGGAACCCCCGCGGGGTCGTCGGGCGCCTGGTCTCCCTCAACGACCCCGAGAACTTTGTTGTCGCCCTCGGCATCGTCAAAGATCTGCACCCTGGAGGACGGCGGCTCGAGGTCTTCGCCCCGCCCTTCGACCCGGCCGCCGTCGCGTCGGTCCGGTTCGGTTCGATATACCTGGATCTCGGGGCGGTTCCGGGGTCGATGGAGTCGTTTGGGCCCTGA
- a CDS encoding pyridoxamine 5'-phosphate oxidase family protein codes for MEIVKIPNMDKAEYDKLIEEGFLSRIAFQGGKYPYIAPFLYVFDGKFLYFLATKYGRKNDLFRQHPYVSVEVERYSGDLSCYTFVTMQGYLVQLEDAIEKKLVREKFVNMIKAHSLSKNILAALGHKPEEPIEAIASEERSNIWKLTGVTDIVALKNL; via the coding sequence ATGGAGATCGTGAAGATACCGAATATGGACAAGGCGGAGTACGACAAGCTCATCGAGGAAGGGTTTCTCAGCCGTATCGCATTTCAGGGGGGAAAATACCCGTATATCGCCCCGTTCCTGTACGTCTTCGACGGAAAATTTCTCTACTTCCTGGCAACCAAGTACGGCAGGAAGAACGACCTCTTCCGGCAGCACCCGTACGTCTCCGTCGAGGTCGAGAGGTATTCCGGCGACCTCTCCTGCTACACCTTCGTGACGATGCAGGGGTACCTGGTGCAGCTTGAGGACGCGATCGAGAAGAAGCTCGTCAGGGAGAAGTTCGTGAACATGATCAAGGCGCATAGCCTCTCCAAAAACATCCTTGCGGCGCTCGGCCATAAGCCCGAGGAGCCGATCGAGGCGATCGCCTCCGAAGAGCGTTCGAACATCTGGAAACTTACCGGCGTGACCGATATCGTTGCCTTGAAGAACCTCTGA
- a CDS encoding metallophosphoesterase — MRIGILSDTHDCLEMVDAAVRQLNGERVDLVLHAGDYVSPFVIPRLANLQSPMIGVLGNNDGDHRLLSARFAEHDRLSLRGTFAAVTAGGMTIGLLHGDDRELLQALIVRKAFDVMVHGHTHQAQVRTLCGTLVVNPGEACGYLTGRPTVAVLDTGTRNVELLSL; from the coding sequence ATGCGCATCGGGATCCTCTCCGACACACATGACTGCCTCGAGATGGTGGACGCAGCCGTACGACAGCTGAACGGGGAACGGGTAGATCTGGTGCTTCACGCCGGGGATTACGTCTCGCCGTTCGTCATCCCCCGGCTTGCGAACCTGCAGTCGCCCATGATCGGCGTCCTCGGGAACAACGACGGTGATCACCGTCTCCTCTCGGCACGGTTCGCCGAGCACGACCGGCTCAGCCTGCGGGGCACGTTTGCCGCCGTCACCGCAGGCGGCATGACGATAGGGCTGCTCCACGGCGATGACCGGGAACTCCTGCAGGCGCTCATCGTGCGGAAGGCCTTCGACGTCATGGTTCACGGCCATACCCACCAGGCGCAGGTCAGAACGCTCTGCGGGACGCTGGTCGTCAATCCCGGAGAGGCCTGCGGGTACCTGACCGGGCGGCCGACCGTTGCCGTGCTGGATACGGGAACCCGGAACGTGGAACTGCTCTCCCTCTGA
- a CDS encoding GNAT family N-acetyltransferase, translating into MFAKVLIPTDFSAASVTMAERVGEVPGVREVVLVHAQRSAALSSADEDALRRMRELVQRQGFPVEVVVAEDDGTDLPARILRTALATGANLVAMGVRDQGLLRNLFSGNVAATVLRDARVHVLIVPQSTAGDRQALFSRLLVPTDLADPAPEVRSLLKGVAGDGTWALLHVVEPGRSEAERETGGRLAALKDSLSPSGRELEPLVRTGDPARTICAVADEIGASLVAIPRIGRRDAAGAAPLGSVTSAVIGCVKQPVLVLAVSICLEIETRELRSEEFGLAEEIWLDYHELKANPKTDRIFGVFVGGTLVSVARCRRHPDGYEVDGVFTPARFRGRGYARRAMDALVEACQHDTLYMHSVRNLVDFYGEYGFISIPESDLPPTIRARFAFALGEMEGANVQPMRRAAGWFRR; encoded by the coding sequence ATGTTTGCAAAGGTGCTTATTCCGACAGACTTCTCCGCGGCCTCCGTCACCATGGCGGAGCGGGTCGGCGAGGTTCCGGGCGTCCGCGAGGTCGTCCTCGTCCACGCCCAAAGATCGGCAGCCCTCTCGTCTGCCGATGAGGATGCGCTCCGCCGGATGCGGGAACTGGTGCAGCGGCAGGGCTTCCCCGTCGAGGTGGTGGTTGCGGAGGATGACGGGACTGATCTCCCGGCGAGGATCCTCCGGACCGCCCTGGCGACGGGGGCGAACCTGGTAGCAATGGGAGTCAGAGACCAGGGGCTTCTCCGGAACCTCTTCTCCGGCAACGTTGCGGCCACCGTGCTCCGGGACGCCCGGGTGCACGTCCTGATCGTACCGCAATCGACGGCAGGTGACAGGCAGGCGCTCTTCTCGCGGCTGCTGGTGCCGACCGATCTTGCGGACCCGGCACCCGAAGTCCGCTCGCTCCTCAAGGGTGTTGCCGGGGACGGGACGTGGGCACTCCTGCACGTCGTCGAACCCGGGCGTTCGGAGGCCGAACGGGAGACCGGCGGCCGGCTCGCCGCCCTGAAAGACAGTCTGTCGCCCTCCGGGCGGGAACTCGAGCCGCTGGTACGGACCGGGGATCCGGCACGCACCATCTGCGCCGTGGCGGACGAGATCGGCGCATCCCTGGTTGCCATCCCGCGCATAGGGAGGCGTGACGCTGCGGGAGCCGCACCGCTCGGGAGCGTCACGAGTGCCGTTATAGGGTGCGTAAAACAGCCGGTGCTGGTGCTGGCGGTCTCTATCTGCCTGGAGATCGAGACCCGGGAACTCAGGAGCGAAGAGTTCGGGCTCGCAGAAGAGATCTGGCTCGATTACCACGAGTTGAAGGCGAACCCGAAGACGGATCGGATATTCGGGGTCTTTGTCGGCGGCACGCTGGTCTCCGTCGCCCGGTGCCGCCGGCACCCGGACGGCTATGAGGTGGACGGCGTCTTCACCCCCGCCAGGTTCCGGGGTCGGGGATATGCCCGGCGGGCGATGGACGCACTCGTCGAGGCGTGCCAGCATGATACCCTGTACATGCACTCGGTCAGAAACCTCGTCGACTTCTACGGGGAGTATGGATTCATATCGATACCCGAGAGCGACCTTCCGCCGACGATCCGGGCAAGGTTCGCATTTGCCCTGGGGGAGATGGAGGGGGCGAACGTCCAGCCGATGCGCCGGGCCGCAGGCTGGTTCCGGCGATAA
- a CDS encoding ATP-binding protein, with protein MPWSDLTRPEIRRIGCVAHLYPGGVSLTSYSRRSAIRDTRLLLVAASVLVAFIANAAGLLAGVTIVLPHLLYLPIVLAAYWFPRRGILFSLALALGYLALALPFTGGEAGAVVSALSRAVVFAAVGTVVSFLSLRLREQEERYRGIFDNSEAGTFIIAPGESGPQIEETNYVGAALLGFTTKDLVGKHVAGFFEDPEAWETLAADIDRSGTLYDYETVLLRIDGTAVQVLVSAGRLPGERIVLTLVDITARKNAEDALRRTNAKLNMLGHLTRSDLAAAVSGLLERIAGGMREFDDPGIHRYLRSLEEDARVVQRRAEITRDYQDLGLRPSGWQPVQKVIWEVTSRLVLPGISVRSWVERLEVFADPMLDRVFSNLLENAARHGKTVSSVVITYRILDDGLVISIEDDGVGIPEAEKEQIFDYGVGIEGGLGLFLVREILAITNMTIRETGTPGRGARFEIHVPPAGYRII; from the coding sequence ATGCCGTGGAGCGATCTCACCCGGCCGGAGATCCGGCGCATCGGTTGCGTGGCGCACCTGTATCCGGGGGGGGTCAGCCTGACCTCGTACAGCCGCCGATCCGCAATCCGGGATACCCGGCTCCTCCTGGTTGCCGCATCGGTTCTCGTTGCCTTCATCGCAAACGCCGCCGGCCTCCTTGCCGGCGTCACCATCGTCCTCCCGCACCTGCTGTACCTGCCGATCGTCCTTGCCGCCTACTGGTTCCCCCGCCGCGGAATCCTCTTCTCGCTTGCCCTGGCTCTCGGGTACCTGGCGCTGGCCCTGCCCTTCACCGGGGGAGAGGCCGGAGCGGTCGTCTCGGCGCTCTCGCGGGCGGTAGTCTTCGCCGCCGTCGGCACCGTCGTGTCGTTCCTCTCTCTCCGGCTGCGGGAGCAGGAAGAACGGTACCGGGGGATCTTCGATAACTCGGAGGCGGGAACGTTCATCATTGCCCCCGGCGAGTCCGGGCCGCAGATCGAGGAGACGAACTACGTGGGCGCCGCGCTCCTCGGCTTCACGACGAAGGATCTGGTCGGGAAGCACGTCGCCGGGTTCTTCGAAGATCCAGAAGCCTGGGAAACGCTAGCGGCGGATATCGACCGCAGTGGAACCCTCTATGACTACGAGACAGTGCTTCTCCGAATCGACGGAACAGCCGTCCAGGTGCTCGTATCAGCCGGCCGGCTCCCGGGCGAGCGGATCGTCCTCACGCTCGTCGATATCACCGCCCGGAAGAACGCCGAAGACGCACTCCGCCGGACGAACGCCAAACTGAATATGCTGGGCCATCTCACCCGGAGCGATCTCGCCGCGGCAGTATCGGGACTCCTCGAGCGGATCGCCGGAGGGATGCGGGAGTTCGACGACCCTGGTATCCACCGGTATCTCCGGAGCCTGGAAGAGGACGCTCGGGTGGTGCAGCGGCGTGCAGAGATCACCCGGGACTACCAGGATCTCGGCCTCCGGCCGTCGGGCTGGCAGCCAGTTCAGAAGGTGATCTGGGAGGTGACGTCGCGTCTGGTGCTTCCCGGAATATCGGTTCGTTCCTGGGTAGAGCGGCTCGAGGTCTTCGCCGATCCGATGCTCGACCGGGTCTTTTCGAACCTGCTGGAGAACGCCGCCCGGCACGGGAAGACTGTATCGTCGGTCGTCATCACCTACCGGATCCTGGACGACGGGCTCGTGATCTCTATCGAGGATGACGGCGTGGGAATTCCCGAAGCGGAGAAGGAGCAGATCTTTGACTACGGTGTCGGCATCGAGGGCGGGCTCGGGCTCTTCCTCGTCCGGGAGATCCTTGCCATCACGAACATGACAATCCGGGAGACCGGAACGCCCGGCAGGGGGGCGAGGTTCGAGATACACGTGCCCCCGGCTGGATACCGGATAATCTGA
- a CDS encoding NAD+ synthase, which translates to MKISLLQVNTVVGDLAGNAGRIAAGTREAARHRPDLIVAPELSLTGCPPRDLLLQAGFITRSLAVLDDLAAGLADAPPVLVGFAEPNPAGTGRPLFNAAALLRDGEVRGTFRKTAISGSFDEGRYFEPAAGSPGTFHLGERTVGVAIGEEIRCGGEVPDVIVNLSASPFVIGRQCLREEMFSRAAKENRVAIVSANLVGGNDDLVFDGRSVAFSADGTLIARGAAFAEEIVTIDLARPAPQAVAPDDQGPESEIWRALVLGTRDYVHKCGFRSVHLGLSGGIDSSLVAAVAARALGQENVLGVLLPSPHTSAESIEDARELAANLGIRVQCIPIAPMMEAFDSGLADVFAGLAPDITEENLQARIRATVLMALANKFGSMLLSTGNKSEVAVGYCTLYGDAAGGLSVIADVPKGMVYRIARWLNAERPVIPERVLKKPPSAELRPGQTDQEILPPYDLLDAILHRLIDCLESPDEIIAAGYPEETVREVAGMVERAEFKRRQAPPGIKVTDRAFSTDWHMPIAAKPWWR; encoded by the coding sequence ATGAAGATCTCACTCCTCCAGGTGAACACAGTCGTCGGCGACCTCGCCGGCAACGCCGGCCGGATTGCGGCGGGCACACGCGAGGCGGCCCGCCACCGACCGGACCTGATCGTCGCCCCGGAACTCTCCCTGACCGGCTGCCCGCCCCGGGATCTGCTCCTGCAGGCGGGGTTCATAACCCGGAGCCTCGCCGTCCTGGATGACCTGGCCGCCGGGCTCGCGGATGCCCCACCGGTGCTCGTCGGTTTCGCCGAGCCGAACCCCGCCGGAACCGGCCGACCGCTCTTCAACGCCGCCGCCCTCCTCCGGGACGGGGAGGTGCGGGGGACGTTCCGGAAAACCGCAATCTCCGGCAGCTTCGATGAAGGCCGCTACTTCGAGCCGGCGGCCGGGAGCCCCGGGACATTCCACCTCGGCGAGAGAACGGTCGGGGTCGCCATCGGCGAGGAGATCCGGTGCGGCGGAGAGGTGCCGGACGTGATCGTGAACCTCTCTGCGTCGCCGTTCGTCATCGGAAGACAGTGCCTGCGCGAGGAGATGTTCTCCCGGGCCGCGAAGGAGAACCGGGTCGCGATCGTCTCGGCAAACCTCGTCGGCGGGAACGACGACCTGGTCTTCGACGGCCGGAGCGTTGCTTTTTCCGCAGACGGAACCCTCATCGCCCGCGGTGCGGCTTTTGCCGAGGAGATCGTAACCATCGATCTCGCCCGCCCCGCCCCGCAGGCGGTCGCTCCCGACGACCAGGGGCCCGAGTCCGAGATCTGGCGGGCGCTGGTGCTCGGCACCCGCGACTACGTCCATAAGTGCGGATTTAGATCCGTCCATCTCGGTCTCTCCGGCGGGATTGACTCCTCGCTCGTGGCCGCCGTCGCCGCCCGGGCGCTCGGGCAGGAGAACGTCCTCGGGGTGCTCCTCCCCTCTCCCCACACCTCCGCGGAGAGCATCGAGGATGCCCGGGAACTTGCGGCGAACCTTGGTATCCGGGTGCAGTGCATCCCGATTGCTCCTATGATGGAGGCGTTCGACAGCGGCCTCGCGGACGTCTTCGCGGGGCTTGCCCCCGACATCACCGAGGAGAACCTGCAGGCCAGGATCCGGGCGACGGTTCTGATGGCACTCGCGAACAAGTTCGGCTCCATGCTCCTCTCGACCGGGAACAAGTCGGAGGTCGCGGTCGGCTACTGCACCCTCTATGGGGATGCGGCGGGGGGGCTCTCCGTGATCGCGGACGTCCCGAAGGGGATGGTCTACCGGATTGCCCGGTGGCTGAACGCCGAACGCCCCGTCATCCCCGAGAGGGTGCTCAAAAAACCCCCCTCAGCGGAGCTCCGGCCCGGCCAGACCGACCAGGAGATCCTTCCTCCCTACGACCTCCTCGACGCGATCCTTCACCGTCTTATCGACTGTCTCGAGTCGCCCGACGAGATCATCGCCGCCGGGTATCCCGAAGAGACCGTCCGGGAGGTCGCCGGAATGGTCGAGCGGGCTGAGTTCAAGCGCAGGCAGGCCCCGCCCGGGATAAAAGTGACCGACAGGGCGTTTTCCACCGACTGGCACATGCCGATCGCCGCGAAACCCTGGTGGCGGTGA
- a CDS encoding endonuclease III domain-containing protein encodes MAATLTEDLIQIYDALFAAFGHQHWWPAKTPFETMVGAILTQNVSWTNAAQAIANLEDAGMLDPRLLAEADTADIAPLIVPSRYYNQKAERIREFSRVYVREFRADPAAMAAMETGELRERLLALRGFGKETTDTILLYVCEKPVFVVDAYTRRIFSRYGFLPEGASYDLTQRLFAENLEPDAELFNDYHAQIVRLGNTICKRSPLCDRCPIREVRGTLRCAVGRG; translated from the coding sequence ATGGCGGCGACCCTCACCGAGGATCTCATTCAGATCTACGACGCCCTCTTCGCGGCGTTCGGCCACCAGCACTGGTGGCCCGCAAAGACGCCGTTCGAGACGATGGTCGGCGCGATCCTCACCCAGAACGTCTCCTGGACGAACGCGGCGCAGGCCATCGCAAACCTCGAAGACGCCGGGATGCTCGACCCCCGCCTCCTCGCCGAGGCCGATACAGCAGATATCGCCCCCCTGATCGTCCCTTCCCGGTACTACAACCAGAAGGCGGAGCGGATCCGGGAGTTTTCCCGAGTCTATGTCAGGGAGTTTCGCGCCGACCCGGCGGCGATGGCGGCCATGGAGACCGGCGAACTCCGCGAGCGGCTGCTCGCCCTCCGCGGTTTCGGGAAGGAGACAACGGACACCATCCTGCTGTATGTCTGCGAAAAGCCGGTCTTCGTCGTCGATGCCTATACCCGGCGGATATTCTCGCGCTACGGCTTCCTCCCCGAAGGGGCGTCCTACGACCTGACGCAACGGCTCTTTGCCGAGAACCTCGAGCCGGACGCGGAACTCTTCAACGACTACCACGCCCAGATCGTGCGCCTGGGGAATACTATCTGCAAAAGATCGCCGCTCTGCGACCGCTGTCCCATCCGCGAGGTTCGCGGGACGCTCCGGTGCGCCGTGGGGCGGGGGTGA
- the recQ gene encoding DNA helicase RecQ, with the protein MDAKHTALEKYFGYTSFLPHQEEIVDAVLAGRDVLAVMATGGGKSLCYQLPALVFGGLTVVVSPLIALMKDQVDGLRANGIPAATINSSLGYGEQKIVERVILEGRIRILYVSPERAVQPFFLSLIAKADVRLIAIDEAHCISMWGHNFRPEYRRLRVLKERFPTVPVIALTATAIPAVQNDIAVELALSNPARFVGSFNRKNLTYRVVPKARYFPRLVAYLNEHKNDAGIIYCFSQKATVELAKKLQDKGFSALPYHAGLPDAVRAEHQEAFSRGDVAIICATVAFGMGIDKPDVRFVIHTDLPKDIESYYQETGRAGRDGEPGDCILYYSRGDYGTIRYIIEKEGADATQKDVAYRKVGAMLDYCETPGCRRKFLLAYFGESYPEERCGACDRCETPVKVFDGTEVAAAVIACIRETGERFGASYIADVLAGSKSARVRENGHDRLSAYGSGRGYTRDQWLLFIQEMVGKGFVASTGGRYPVLVSNDRSRAVLAGKNPVPLAEPRPEGVVAPETGEKDYDEPLFLRLRRLRKVVADLDHVPPFVVFHDRSLKEMATYYPTTGVALLEIYGVSEAKLKRYGRKFLDAIDKHCAEHGIGPEQRRG; encoded by the coding sequence ATGGACGCAAAACACACTGCTCTGGAGAAATATTTCGGTTACACGTCGTTCCTCCCCCACCAGGAAGAGATCGTCGACGCCGTCCTCGCCGGGCGCGACGTCCTCGCCGTCATGGCGACCGGAGGCGGCAAATCCCTCTGCTACCAGCTCCCCGCCCTCGTCTTCGGCGGGCTTACGGTCGTCGTCTCGCCGCTCATCGCCCTGATGAAGGATCAGGTCGACGGTCTCCGGGCAAACGGCATCCCGGCGGCGACGATCAACAGCTCGCTCGGGTATGGGGAGCAGAAGATCGTCGAGCGGGTGATCCTCGAAGGCCGCATCCGGATCCTCTACGTCTCGCCGGAACGGGCAGTGCAGCCGTTCTTCCTCTCGCTCATCGCAAAAGCGGACGTCCGGCTCATCGCCATCGATGAGGCGCACTGCATCTCCATGTGGGGCCACAACTTCCGCCCCGAATACCGCCGGCTTCGGGTGCTCAAAGAGCGGTTCCCCACCGTCCCCGTCATCGCCCTGACCGCGACCGCCATCCCCGCCGTCCAGAACGACATCGCGGTCGAGCTCGCTCTCTCGAACCCTGCCCGGTTCGTCGGGAGTTTCAACCGCAAAAACCTCACCTACCGGGTGGTGCCGAAGGCACGCTACTTCCCGAGGCTGGTCGCCTACCTGAATGAACACAAAAACGACGCCGGCATCATCTACTGCTTCTCCCAGAAAGCAACGGTGGAACTCGCGAAGAAACTGCAGGATAAAGGGTTCTCGGCGCTCCCCTACCACGCCGGCCTCCCCGACGCCGTCCGCGCGGAGCACCAGGAGGCCTTCTCCCGCGGCGACGTTGCGATCATCTGCGCCACCGTCGCCTTCGGCATGGGCATCGACAAACCGGACGTCCGGTTCGTCATCCACACCGACCTCCCGAAGGATATCGAGTCCTACTACCAGGAGACCGGCAGAGCAGGGAGGGACGGGGAGCCGGGCGACTGCATCCTCTACTACTCCCGTGGCGACTACGGCACGATCCGCTACATCATCGAGAAGGAGGGCGCCGATGCGACACAGAAGGACGTCGCCTACCGTAAAGTGGGGGCGATGCTCGACTACTGCGAGACTCCCGGATGCCGGAGGAAGTTCCTGCTCGCCTACTTCGGCGAGTCCTACCCGGAGGAGCGGTGCGGCGCATGCGACCGCTGCGAGACGCCGGTGAAGGTATTCGACGGGACGGAGGTGGCGGCGGCGGTCATCGCGTGCATCCGCGAGACAGGGGAACGGTTCGGCGCTTCCTACATCGCCGACGTCCTCGCCGGCTCGAAGAGCGCGAGGGTTCGCGAGAACGGGCACGACCGGCTTTCTGCCTACGGCTCCGGCAGGGGCTACACCCGCGACCAGTGGCTGCTCTTCATCCAGGAGATGGTCGGGAAGGGGTTCGTCGCGTCGACCGGCGGCCGGTACCCCGTCCTCGTTTCAAACGACCGGAGCCGGGCGGTGCTCGCGGGGAAGAACCCGGTGCCGCTCGCAGAGCCGCGTCCGGAGGGCGTCGTCGCGCCGGAAACCGGGGAGAAGGACTACGACGAACCCCTCTTCCTCCGGCTCCGCCGGCTCCGGAAAGTCGTTGCCGACCTCGATCACGTGCCGCCGTTCGTCGTCTTCCACGACCGGAGCCTCAAGGAGATGGCAACGTACTACCCGACCACCGGCGTTGCCCTCCTCGAGATCTACGGCGTCAGCGAGGCGAAACTGAAGCGTTACGGCAGGAAGTTCCTCGACGCCATCGATAAGCACTGCGCCGAACACGGGATCGGGCCGGAGCAGCGGAGAGGGTGA